Proteins encoded in a region of the Macadamia integrifolia cultivar HAES 741 unplaced genomic scaffold, SCU_Mint_v3 scaffold1062, whole genome shotgun sequence genome:
- the LOC122062526 gene encoding uncharacterized protein LOC122062526 isoform X2: MADRRPNRSDVHLSEEEEARIEEETRGYFDELAPKRHTKPQRSEYSSQYTDTLDNSSDFIPELIKFQQLENDPQGSAGEEYVETEYYKDLNCVDKQHHTTGTGFIRTENTNGSCFKLALDTCSACHSSCRGNPATNDWIPATGDDMMQATLRLDKPNGSNI; encoded by the exons atggcgGATAGGAGGCCGAATCGGAGCGATGTTCATTTGTCAGAGGAGGAAGAGGCGAGGATCGAGGAAGAAACGAGGGGTTACTTTGATGAATTAGCTCCCAAACGCCACACCAAACCCCAACGCAGCGAGTATTCTTCTCAATACACAGACACACTTGATAACTCCTCCGATTTCATCCCCGAATTGATCAAGTTTCAACAGCTCGAGAACGATCCCCAG GGGAGCGCTGGAGAGGAATATGTGGAGACGGAATACTACAAAGACCTCAACTGCGTGGACAAGCAACACCATACG ACTGGAACAGGATTCATCAGGACAGAGAACACGAATGGAAGTTGCTTTAAGCTAGCACTAGACACCTGCTCTGCTTGCCACTCCTCTTGCAGGGGAAACCCAGCAACCAACGATTGGATTCCTGCCACCGGTGATGATATG
- the LOC122062526 gene encoding uncharacterized protein LOC122062526 isoform X1 — translation MADRRPNRSDVHLSEEEEARIEEETRGYFDELAPKRHTKPQRSEYSSQYTDTLDNSSDFIPELIKFQQLENDPQKLVYKGSAGEEYVETEYYKDLNCVDKQHHTTGTGFIRTENTNGSCFKLALDTCSACHSSCRGNPATNDWIPATGDDMMQATLRLDKPNGSNI, via the exons atggcgGATAGGAGGCCGAATCGGAGCGATGTTCATTTGTCAGAGGAGGAAGAGGCGAGGATCGAGGAAGAAACGAGGGGTTACTTTGATGAATTAGCTCCCAAACGCCACACCAAACCCCAACGCAGCGAGTATTCTTCTCAATACACAGACACACTTGATAACTCCTCCGATTTCATCCCCGAATTGATCAAGTTTCAACAGCTCGAGAACGATCCCCAG AAATTGGTTTACAAGGGGAGCGCTGGAGAGGAATATGTGGAGACGGAATACTACAAAGACCTCAACTGCGTGGACAAGCAACACCATACG ACTGGAACAGGATTCATCAGGACAGAGAACACGAATGGAAGTTGCTTTAAGCTAGCACTAGACACCTGCTCTGCTTGCCACTCCTCTTGCAGGGGAAACCCAGCAACCAACGATTGGATTCCTGCCACCGGTGATGATATG